The Desulfoscipio gibsoniae DSM 7213 genome contains a region encoding:
- a CDS encoding ankyrin repeat domain-containing protein, whose protein sequence is MVTNYKGNPEAARTALEQMNISYDDDTFLKCVEEGNTRAVELFLEAGIKLDAKTMYDANAFMLAAHNGHVDILKLLLSAGVDVNESSEDGVTALMVAAHAGHAGVVELLLSRGANVHAVSSSGLTALLLAEDNRCTDVIQLLKNIGAGE, encoded by the coding sequence TTGGTTACAAATTATAAAGGAAACCCTGAAGCTGCCCGTACGGCATTAGAACAAATGAACATTTCCTATGATGACGATACTTTCTTAAAATGTGTGGAAGAGGGTAACACCAGAGCTGTAGAGCTATTTTTAGAAGCTGGTATAAAACTTGATGCTAAAACAATGTATGACGCCAATGCTTTTATGCTTGCGGCACACAATGGCCATGTTGATATACTTAAATTACTGCTGTCCGCAGGTGTTGATGTAAATGAAAGCAGCGAGGATGGTGTAACAGCGTTGATGGTGGCGGCCCATGCCGGCCATGCAGGTGTTGTGGAATTGCTGCTGTCCCGGGGGGCCAATGTCCATGCCGTGAGCAGCAGCGGCTTGACGGCGCTGCTGCTGGCGGAGGACAATAGATGTACCGATGTAATACAGCTGCTGAAAAATATTGGGGCCGGGGAATAA
- a CDS encoding iron-sulfur cluster assembly scaffold protein produces MSVLEYNELTLDHFQNPRNVGVVENNNGYGKVGEAGCGDICEITLRIEKDAIKDIKFRVYGCAGAIATSSVVTEMTRGKDINYALQLNDDDVVEYLGGLPEKKKHCSLLAIKAMRQAIYDYLLNRRLKESQISSREDFDIIDNEIMQEIISRSNQT; encoded by the coding sequence ATGTCAGTACTGGAATATAACGAATTGACCCTGGACCATTTTCAAAATCCCCGCAATGTGGGGGTGGTGGAAAATAATAATGGCTATGGCAAGGTGGGCGAGGCCGGCTGTGGTGACATTTGCGAAATAACATTACGCATAGAAAAGGATGCCATCAAGGATATAAAATTCCGGGTCTACGGCTGCGCGGGAGCCATCGCCACCTCCAGCGTGGTCACCGAAATGACCAGGGGAAAAGATATTAATTACGCCTTACAATTAAACGATGACGATGTGGTGGAATACCTGGGCGGTCTGCCCGAAAAGAAAAAACACTGTTCCCTGTTGGCTATCAAAGCCATGCGTCAGGCTATTTACGACTACCTGCTGAACAGGCGTTTAAAGGAAAGCCAAATCAGCTCTAGAGAGGACTTTGATATTATAGACAATGAAATAATGCAGGAAATTATCAGCCGTTCCAACCAGACCTGA
- a CDS encoding non-canonical purine NTP pyrophosphatase gives MDKIKPMRFVTGNRQKIMEYELLLAPHQFIPVSLNVREPQGDNQREVVRGKVLLAFAEKRARLFVDHTGVSIDSWNDLPGAMTPEMWGQLGMSGFLRLMQCETSRRATVRTIIGYCNSRRIYIFEADMQGTIATEPDGPTDTWECLFIPDGSAKSLAAMPLEEKLKISARGQAAKKFKEFLSLQAVRTW, from the coding sequence GTGGATAAGATAAAACCAATGAGATTTGTAACCGGCAACCGGCAAAAAATTATGGAATATGAACTGTTACTGGCTCCACATCAGTTTATACCTGTTAGTTTAAATGTCCGGGAACCCCAGGGGGATAACCAGCGGGAGGTTGTGCGCGGCAAGGTGCTGTTGGCCTTTGCCGAAAAAAGAGCCCGGTTATTTGTGGATCACACCGGGGTAAGCATTGATTCCTGGAATGATTTGCCCGGCGCTATGACCCCGGAGATGTGGGGGCAGTTGGGTATGTCCGGTTTTTTGCGGCTGATGCAGTGTGAAACCAGCCGGCGGGCCACGGTGCGTACCATTATCGGTTATTGCAACAGCCGCCGCATATATATTTTCGAGGCCGACATGCAGGGTACCATCGCCACCGAGCCTGATGGACCCACGGATACCTGGGAATGTTTATTCATACCTGATGGGTCGGCCAAATCACTGGCGGCTATGCCGCTGGAAGAGAAATTGAAAATATCGGCCCGGGGCCAGGCGGCCAAAAAATTTAAGGAGTTTTTATCCCTTCAGGCGGTGAGGACATGGTAA
- a CDS encoding sugar ABC transporter substrate-binding protein: MRESRVKSYLCLNQTCALLVAALLLVLMLLMTACSNQEAQRKPAEPPVKIAFAFADMNRDGNKTIKKVVDEQKKQLNADVTWLDARNDPAEQQKQLNGLADKQVKAVVLQPVDPGTAQVLVENLARSGIKVVALENLPVNTPVEGYIASDHTMVGRLQARFVQEALSRAAEAQSGIQFTPPPAGTIIRPDGGQGDASQGGQQQGGTGQGAGSTQQDGASQGGGGEQQENAGAGQGSSGGQANVTGAVDYNVVAQLPRQRPLNMVILQGDPRDQVAREITAANQAALQGQEDFKIVEVYEHPNWDQSTVAANLAEVMSREGRIDVILANDSTLAMAAVEFLKMGGLDKSVLTVGAGADEKASKGLVSGEHDAEVDLQPEMLGRFALEAAVGLARTGYWQYGDKFNNGDYSVPARVVPVRLITAKNAYLLEERWKELKKAREEQAGQQQAQGEQQSGQQGGEQGQDDQQSQEDEQNQQGQQGQSAQQGQQGQQGKTTLRITTQDGKTMEVQIDGEVKKIETAGQQGGQQDGEQGGQQGGQGQGGGQ, from the coding sequence ATGCGTGAATCTAGGGTAAAAAGCTATTTATGCTTAAATCAAACATGTGCCTTACTTGTCGCTGCTTTGCTGTTGGTATTGATGCTTTTAATGACAGCCTGCAGCAATCAGGAAGCGCAGCGTAAGCCTGCAGAGCCGCCGGTAAAGATTGCCTTTGCTTTTGCGGATATGAACCGGGATGGTAACAAAACGATAAAAAAAGTGGTGGATGAGCAAAAGAAGCAGTTGAATGCCGATGTAACCTGGCTGGATGCCCGTAATGATCCGGCGGAACAGCAAAAACAGCTGAATGGGCTGGCTGATAAACAGGTCAAGGCAGTGGTGTTGCAGCCGGTTGATCCCGGCACGGCGCAGGTTCTGGTGGAAAACCTGGCCCGTTCCGGCATCAAGGTGGTGGCTCTGGAGAACCTGCCTGTGAACACCCCTGTAGAGGGTTATATTGCCTCGGATCACACAATGGTGGGGCGGCTGCAGGCCCGTTTTGTGCAAGAAGCACTGAGCCGGGCAGCTGAGGCCCAAAGCGGTATTCAATTTACACCACCACCGGCGGGTACCATTATTCGACCGGATGGTGGTCAGGGTGATGCTAGCCAGGGCGGGCAGCAACAGGGTGGGACTGGTCAGGGTGCCGGTAGTACACAGCAGGATGGGGCAAGTCAGGGGGGTGGCGGTGAGCAGCAGGAAAATGCCGGGGCCGGACAGGGAAGTAGCGGTGGGCAGGCAAATGTTACCGGGGCGGTGGATTACAATGTGGTAGCCCAGCTGCCCCGGCAGCGTCCATTAAATATGGTTATACTGCAGGGGGACCCGCGTGATCAGGTAGCCCGGGAAATTACCGCCGCCAACCAGGCGGCGCTGCAGGGACAAGAGGATTTTAAAATTGTGGAAGTTTATGAACACCCCAACTGGGATCAGTCCACGGTTGCCGCCAATCTGGCCGAGGTTATGAGCAGGGAAGGAAGAATTGACGTAATATTGGCCAATGACAGCACTTTAGCTATGGCGGCTGTGGAGTTTTTAAAAATGGGTGGGCTCGATAAAAGTGTTTTAACCGTGGGTGCCGGGGCCGATGAAAAGGCTTCGAAGGGGCTTGTCAGCGGTGAACATGATGCAGAGGTGGATTTGCAGCCCGAGATGCTGGGGCGGTTTGCCCTGGAGGCGGCGGTGGGTTTGGCCAGAACCGGGTACTGGCAGTACGGCGATAAGTTTAATAACGGCGATTATAGCGTGCCGGCCAGGGTTGTGCCGGTGCGCCTTATAACCGCTAAAAATGCATATTTATTGGAAGAACGCTGGAAGGAATTAAAGAAAGCCCGGGAGGAACAGGCCGGCCAACAGCAGGCGCAGGGTGAACAACAGAGTGGACAGCAGGGCGGCGAGCAGGGACAGGATGACCAGCAGAGCCAGGAGGATGAGCAAAACCAGCAAGGCCAGCAGGGTCAAAGTGCTCAGCAAGGCCAGCAGGGACAGCAGGGTAAAACAACGCTGCGCATCACCACCCAGGATGGTAAGACAATGGAAGTACAGATAGATGGTGAGGTAAAGAAAATAGAAACTGCAGGCCAGCAAGGTGGCCAGCAGGACGGTGAACAAGGTGGCCAGCAGGGGGGACAGGGGCAAGGAGGCGGCCAGTAA
- a CDS encoding DUF2508 family protein — protein MYKIYLDRFLTWLTPLKKEPPGLLEAVNSARRDWKQAQYDINFVSDSNLIDYTIHKIKAGERQYMALLQEARQQSITAWQEEPQCPSATCEAPQTSKEGPQTREKMMGPSL, from the coding sequence GTGTATAAAATTTACCTTGATCGCTTTCTAACATGGCTAACGCCTTTAAAAAAAGAACCGCCCGGGCTGCTGGAAGCTGTTAATTCGGCCAGGCGGGATTGGAAACAAGCTCAGTATGACATTAATTTTGTCAGTGATAGCAACCTTATTGATTATACAATACACAAGATCAAGGCCGGCGAAAGACAATATATGGCGCTGCTGCAAGAAGCCAGACAGCAAAGTATTACAGCCTGGCAGGAGGAACCGCAGTGCCCCTCTGCAACCTGCGAAGCACCCCAAACTTCAAAAGAAGGTCCACAGACCAGGGAAAAGATGATGGGACCATCTTTATAG
- a CDS encoding SIR2 family protein, translated as MVSYDKLMDELAQDIREKKIIPFVGAGLSRNLGLPEWDVLMARVAEDLDIDPDILFLHGDFLQIAEYHIICHGGSKNRISKIIDRNLRSIKIDIAASQAHKCLVDMHFPKIYTTNFDEMIEMAFRYYGVPYYPIATLDDILAAPDNVTQIVKFHGTLDLDETLVISETDYHNRLDMEGPVDIKLRADLLGKTVLFLGYSFRDLDIRYMWSKLFKIMQANCKAFMVTMKPNYVFETIYGKKGMKFICLDSDDFSADFTEFMVDLRNRVRGQA; from the coding sequence ATGGTAAGTTACGACAAGTTAATGGATGAGCTGGCCCAGGACATCCGTGAAAAGAAAATTATCCCCTTTGTGGGGGCCGGTCTGTCACGCAATTTGGGACTGCCGGAATGGGATGTTTTGATGGCTAGGGTGGCTGAAGATCTGGATATTGATCCGGATATACTGTTTTTGCACGGGGACTTTTTGCAAATTGCCGAGTACCATATTATCTGCCATGGTGGCAGTAAAAACCGGATCAGTAAAATAATTGATCGCAACCTGCGCTCCATTAAGATTGATATTGCTGCCTCCCAGGCACACAAGTGCCTGGTGGATATGCATTTCCCTAAAATATATACTACTAATTTCGATGAAATGATTGAAATGGCCTTCCGGTATTACGGGGTACCCTATTACCCCATTGCCACATTGGACGATATTCTGGCTGCCCCGGACAACGTGACCCAGATTGTCAAGTTTCACGGCACCCTGGATCTTGACGAGACGCTGGTAATTAGTGAGACAGACTATCACAACAGGCTGGACATGGAAGGCCCTGTGGATATCAAATTGCGTGCGGATCTGCTGGGTAAAACCGTATTATTTTTAGGATACAGTTTTCGGGACCTTGATATTCGGTACATGTGGAGCAAGCTTTTTAAAATCATGCAAGCTAATTGCAAGGCTTTCATGGTCACCATGAAGCCTAACTATGTATTTGAAACGATTTACGGTAAAAAAGGCATGAAGTTCATCTGCCTGGATTCGGATGATTTCAGCGCTGATTTCACTGAATTCATGGTGGACCTGCGCAATCGCGTAAGGGGTCAGGCTTAA
- the pssA gene encoding CDP-diacylglycerol--serine O-phosphatidyltransferase, whose translation MINVNGNSPLTQLPNVLTLCNITMGLSSIITASFGNFTLAGLLIIIGAFFDRLDGHVARKYRMTSEMGKQLDSLADVITFGLAPAITMFLLSFTDTVVLGFIITVIFVTCGAYRLARFNILNYSDVFIGMPITVAGFLLALLTLFQTQMPIHPYWTAISMLFLSYLMVCKREIKKV comes from the coding sequence ATGATTAACGTAAACGGCAACTCGCCCCTGACCCAGCTGCCCAACGTGTTAACCCTGTGCAATATAACTATGGGCCTAAGCTCCATTATAACCGCTTCTTTCGGTAATTTTACCCTGGCTGGTCTGCTGATTATTATCGGAGCATTTTTTGACCGCCTGGACGGTCACGTGGCCCGTAAATATCGGATGACCAGCGAAATGGGCAAGCAATTGGATTCACTGGCCGACGTGATTACCTTTGGTCTGGCCCCGGCCATTACCATGTTTCTGCTCAGTTTTACCGATACCGTTGTCCTGGGCTTTATCATTACCGTTATATTTGTTACCTGTGGAGCGTACCGGCTGGCTCGCTTCAATATCCTTAACTATTCAGATGTTTTTATCGGCATGCCCATTACCGTAGCCGGCTTTTTACTGGCCCTGCTGACTTTATTTCAAACGCAAATGCCCATCCACCCCTACTGGACAGCGATAAGCATGCTGTTTTTAAGTTATTTGATGGTGTGCAAGCGGGAAATTAAAAAAGTATGA
- the uvrB gene encoding excinuclease ABC subunit UvrB, with protein sequence MQFELKSSYAPRGDQPRAINELVEGLGDGLKHQTLLGVTGSGKTYTMAQVIQRVQRPALVLAHNKTLAAQLCSEFKEFFPNNAVEYFVSYYDYYQPEAYIPHTDTYIEKDSSVNDEIDKLRHSATCALFERRDVIIVASVSCIYGLGDPEQYSTLVLSLRRGAEYDRDAVLRRLVDIQYERNDVNFTRGTFRVRGDVVEIFPAGNSERAIRVDFFGDEIERLLEFDVLTGEITGERQHVSVFPASHYAISRERMDIAVARIEEELERRLAELRGREKLLEAQRLEQRTRYDIEMMREMGFCNGIENYSRHLTGREPGQPPYTLLDYFPDDFLMFIDESHVSIPQVRAMYAGDRSRKESLVEHGFRLPSAFDNRPLTFEEFEERLGQVIYVSATPGPYEQEHSGQVVEQIIRPTGLVDPELFVRPTRGQIDDLIGEINQRVARQERVLITTLTKKMAEDLTDYLRESGIRVRYMHSEVHTIERMEIIRDLRLGTFDVLVGINLLREGLDLPEVSLVAILDADKEGYLRSERSLIQTIGRAARNVNGQVILYADKITDSMAKAIGETERRRKLQTEYNLVHGITPQTVRKAVHSVIEATRVTETPAVYNVAIDAKNGKLSKKEIKKLLTRLEKEMQEAARRLEFEQAAQLRDAIIELRGQA encoded by the coding sequence ATGCAATTTGAATTGAAATCCTCCTACGCGCCCCGGGGTGACCAGCCCCGGGCAATTAATGAGCTGGTGGAGGGGCTCGGTGACGGACTGAAACACCAGACCTTGCTGGGAGTGACCGGCAGCGGCAAGACCTATACCATGGCCCAGGTTATTCAGAGGGTGCAGCGGCCCGCGCTGGTGCTGGCCCATAATAAAACACTGGCTGCCCAGTTGTGCAGTGAGTTTAAGGAGTTTTTTCCCAATAACGCGGTGGAGTATTTTGTAAGCTATTACGACTATTACCAGCCCGAGGCATATATTCCCCACACCGACACTTATATTGAAAAAGATTCCTCTGTTAACGACGAGATCGATAAACTGCGCCACTCGGCCACCTGTGCGCTGTTCGAGCGCCGTGACGTGATCATTGTGGCCAGTGTGTCCTGCATATACGGCCTGGGTGACCCCGAACAGTACAGCACTCTGGTGCTCTCCTTGCGCCGGGGGGCGGAATATGACCGGGACGCCGTGCTGCGCCGTCTGGTGGACATTCAGTACGAGCGCAACGATGTCAACTTTACCCGGGGCACCTTCCGGGTGCGGGGAGATGTGGTGGAAATATTCCCGGCGGGCAATTCCGAGCGGGCTATACGGGTGGACTTTTTTGGCGATGAAATTGAGCGCCTGCTGGAATTCGATGTGCTTACCGGTGAGATCACCGGGGAGCGGCAGCACGTTTCGGTTTTCCCGGCCAGCCACTACGCTATTTCCCGGGAACGTATGGATATTGCTGTGGCCCGTATTGAAGAGGAACTTGAACGGCGCCTGGCCGAGCTGCGGGGGCGGGAAAAGCTGCTGGAGGCTCAGCGGCTGGAGCAGCGAACCAGGTACGATATAGAAATGATGCGGGAGATGGGTTTCTGCAATGGTATTGAAAACTATTCCCGGCACCTAACCGGGCGGGAGCCCGGCCAGCCGCCATACACGCTGCTGGATTATTTCCCGGATGACTTTTTAATGTTTATTGATGAATCCCATGTGAGCATTCCCCAGGTGCGGGCTATGTACGCCGGGGACCGCTCGCGCAAGGAATCGCTGGTGGAGCATGGTTTTCGGCTGCCCTCGGCCTTCGATAACCGTCCCCTCACCTTTGAGGAATTTGAAGAACGGCTGGGCCAGGTAATTTATGTATCCGCTACCCCCGGCCCCTATGAACAGGAGCACAGCGGGCAGGTGGTGGAGCAGATTATCCGCCCCACCGGCCTGGTGGATCCCGAATTGTTTGTGCGGCCCACCCGGGGCCAGATTGATGATTTAATCGGCGAAATCAACCAGCGAGTGGCCAGGCAGGAACGGGTGTTAATCACCACTTTGACCAAGAAGATGGCCGAAGACCTTACTGATTACCTGCGGGAATCGGGCATTCGGGTGCGCTATATGCACTCGGAGGTGCATACTATTGAGCGCATGGAAATTATCCGGGATCTGCGGTTGGGTACCTTTGACGTGCTGGTGGGCATCAACCTGCTGCGGGAGGGCCTGGACTTGCCCGAGGTGAGCCTGGTGGCCATACTGGATGCCGATAAAGAGGGCTACCTGCGCTCCGAGCGCTCGCTGATCCAGACCATCGGCCGGGCTGCCCGCAACGTCAACGGGCAGGTGATATTGTATGCCGACAAAATCACCGACTCTATGGCTAAAGCTATCGGGGAAACCGAGCGCCGCCGCAAGCTGCAGACCGAATATAACCTGGTCCACGGTATTACCCCCCAAACCGTACGCAAAGCGGTGCATAGTGTTATCGAGGCCACCAGGGTGACCGAAACACCGGCGGTTTACAACGTCGCTATAGACGCCAAAAACGGCAAGCTGAGTAAAAAGGAAATTAAAAAGCTGCTGACCCGCCTGGAGAAAGAAATGCAGGAAGCTGCCCGGCGCCTGGAATTCGAGCAGGCCGCCCAACTTCGCGACGCCATCATCGAGCTGAGGGGTCAGGCTTAA
- a CDS encoding CooT family nickel-binding protein, with amino-acid sequence MCEANAYLRQDGKEEVIMEMVDKVIPEADGLVLEDIFGRRKQIKARIAELALVDHRIILEKHDQ; translated from the coding sequence ATGTGTGAAGCAAATGCATACCTGCGTCAGGATGGCAAAGAAGAAGTGATTATGGAAATGGTGGACAAAGTAATTCCGGAAGCTGACGGCCTGGTGCTGGAGGATATTTTCGGCCGCCGCAAGCAGATTAAGGCGAGAATTGCTGAACTGGCCCTGGTGGACCACCGCATTATCCTGGAAAAACATGATCAATAA
- a CDS encoding PDZ domain-containing protein: protein MFPFGDILPMIIVNMELMLREPIFWIVVVLIGLQYRRMHNVRESIYGMPLKSNWSEVGTALLLGMLGGMLGSILMVFIGVTLTGSGLMYIWPLAILLMLIDARFICFAYAGGILALSRLLFGFPQVNVTQVLALVAVLHMVESILIFFSGHLGAVPAFFRDRTGRVVGGFTLQKFWPIPIAALAFMAGIDVPPGSVDMPEWWPLISPGAEDAENIVYTLIPVVAALGYGDMAIARSPRQKGWISAGYLALYSLVLLLLAVLSDRSWLLGVLAALFSPLGHELVIYIGRKLEIQGEPVHVPHPDGLVVLDVLAESPAWRAGMRSGDLLVAVNGVPVRSRAELEAMLYIGNQSLQVDYINRKGRRCRGELSYSNKQSPLGILPVPEGDEQAAVMDLSTAGPLGRWFSGFWRWLGR, encoded by the coding sequence ATGTTCCCCTTTGGCGATATATTGCCCATGATTATCGTTAATATGGAGCTGATGCTGCGGGAGCCCATATTTTGGATTGTGGTGGTGCTGATTGGGCTGCAATACCGGCGTATGCATAATGTGCGGGAAAGTATTTACGGGATGCCGCTTAAATCCAACTGGAGCGAGGTGGGCACCGCCTTACTGCTGGGTATGCTGGGCGGTATGCTGGGTAGTATACTGATGGTATTCATTGGGGTGACGCTTACCGGCTCGGGATTGATGTATATCTGGCCCCTGGCTATATTGCTTATGTTAATCGACGCGCGGTTTATTTGTTTTGCCTACGCGGGGGGAATACTGGCCCTATCCAGGTTGTTGTTCGGTTTTCCACAGGTCAACGTTACCCAGGTACTGGCTCTGGTAGCCGTGCTGCACATGGTGGAGAGCATACTGATCTTCTTCAGCGGCCATCTTGGTGCAGTACCTGCTTTTTTCCGGGACCGGACCGGCCGGGTGGTGGGTGGTTTTACACTGCAAAAATTTTGGCCGATTCCCATTGCGGCACTAGCGTTTATGGCGGGTATTGATGTTCCACCGGGCAGTGTGGATATGCCTGAATGGTGGCCGCTGATCAGCCCCGGAGCGGAGGATGCGGAAAATATCGTCTATACTCTGATACCTGTGGTGGCGGCGCTGGGCTACGGTGATATGGCCATTGCCCGGAGCCCGCGACAAAAAGGCTGGATATCCGCAGGTTACCTGGCTCTGTACAGCCTGGTGCTGCTTCTATTGGCGGTGCTGTCCGACCGGTCCTGGCTGCTGGGGGTGTTGGCTGCTTTGTTCTCGCCCCTGGGACATGAACTGGTGATCTATATCGGGCGCAAGCTGGAAATACAGGGTGAGCCCGTGCATGTACCCCATCCCGATGGGCTGGTAGTACTGGATGTGCTGGCTGAGTCGCCGGCCTGGCGGGCCGGCATGCGTTCCGGGGACCTGTTGGTGGCTGTTAACGGGGTGCCGGTGCGCAGCCGGGCGGAACTGGAGGCCATGCTGTATATCGGAAACCAATCCTTGCAGGTGGATTATATCAACCGCAAGGGGCGGCGCTGCCGGGGGGAACTATCCTATAGCAATAAACAAAGCCCGCTGGGTATCTTACCTGTGCCCGAGGGTGACGAGCAGGCGGCGGTAATGGATTTGAGTACCGCCGGACCGCTGGGCCGCTGGTTCTCGGGTTTTTGGCGGTGGCTGGGCAGATAA
- a CDS encoding uracil-DNA glycosylase: MNDKLTRWNRVKEVCLSCSACPLASRRTNVVFGEGVLEAPVMFVGEGPGEQEDLQGRPFVGPAGQLLDRMLAAIDLSREKNAIICNIVKCRPPGNRVPTPEEGEKCLPFLRAQVDIVRPRIIVCLGATAVRHIIGPEARITRTRGQWAERKGFWITSTYHPAALLRDTSRKAEAWSDMQSIRAKLVELGLATPASSSR, encoded by the coding sequence GTGAATGATAAACTCACTCGTTGGAACCGGGTAAAGGAAGTATGTCTGAGCTGCAGTGCTTGCCCCCTGGCGTCCCGGCGTACCAATGTGGTTTTCGGGGAGGGAGTTTTAGAGGCGCCCGTGATGTTTGTGGGTGAGGGCCCCGGGGAACAGGAGGATTTACAGGGGCGGCCGTTTGTCGGCCCGGCCGGGCAGCTGCTGGACCGGATGCTGGCCGCCATTGACCTTAGCCGGGAAAAAAACGCCATCATCTGCAATATTGTCAAGTGCCGGCCGCCCGGCAACCGGGTGCCCACCCCGGAGGAGGGCGAAAAATGTTTGCCATTTTTAAGAGCCCAGGTGGATATAGTGCGGCCCCGGATCATTGTGTGCCTGGGTGCGACGGCGGTGCGGCACATTATCGGCCCCGAGGCGCGTATTACCAGGACGCGGGGACAGTGGGCGGAGCGCAAAGGGTTCTGGATTACCTCTACTTACCATCCCGCCGCACTACTGCGGGATACTTCACGCAAGGCTGAGGCCTGGTCGGATATGCAGTCCATCCGGGCCAAGCTGGTCGAGCTGGGTTTGGCAACCCCGGCCTCGAGTTCCCGGTAA
- a CDS encoding type II toxin-antitoxin system VapC family toxin, which yields MERVLVDSGTVFALLCRDDQNHRAAVAGLRKMQRQRALPVLTNYLLAETHALLAARLGPDAARMWVRSNIWPVEQAGALDEKRAMEILLSGRGGDCTLVDAISFAVMERLGMDTVFTFDKNFAQYGFKMAETA from the coding sequence ATGGAAAGAGTATTAGTGGATTCTGGGACCGTGTTTGCCCTGCTTTGCCGGGATGATCAAAACCACCGGGCCGCTGTGGCCGGTCTCAGGAAAATGCAGCGGCAGCGGGCACTACCGGTTCTGACCAATTATTTGTTGGCGGAGACCCACGCGCTGCTGGCCGCCCGCCTGGGACCGGACGCGGCCAGGATGTGGGTGCGCAGTAATATTTGGCCCGTGGAGCAGGCCGGCGCATTGGATGAAAAGCGGGCTATGGAGATACTGCTTTCCGGCCGGGGCGGGGATTGTACCCTTGTAGATGCCATCAGTTTTGCGGTGATGGAGCGACTGGGTATGGACACGGTCTTTACTTTCGATAAAAATTTTGCCCAATACGGCTTTAAAATGGCGGAAACGGCTTAG
- a CDS encoding phosphatidylserine decarboxylase family protein: MIARESILYIAVLSLLSLILYIMSPALAIAPVLVLLFVIFFFRNPPRQVTPNNNHILSAADGTVQSIQEIDEDTFIKGRAIKISIFLSLLNAHINRSPVNGQITYTSYRPGQYLPAFKSHASDINERNTLGIENGPIKILVHQITGFVARRIVCYNQKGDYLQQGQIFGLIKFGSCTEIVVPADIQILVQKGQKVQAGITVIGVLKND; the protein is encoded by the coding sequence ATGATAGCCAGGGAGTCTATTTTATATATAGCAGTATTATCATTGCTAAGCCTTATTTTGTACATCATGAGCCCTGCATTGGCTATAGCACCGGTGCTGGTATTACTTTTTGTGATATTCTTTTTTCGCAATCCCCCCCGGCAGGTTACACCAAATAATAACCACATTCTATCTGCCGCCGACGGTACGGTCCAATCCATCCAGGAAATCGATGAAGATACCTTCATCAAAGGCAGGGCGATAAAAATAAGCATATTTTTATCCCTGCTCAATGCGCACATCAACCGGAGCCCGGTAAATGGCCAGATAACCTATACCTCATACAGACCGGGCCAATACCTGCCGGCTTTTAAAAGCCACGCTTCCGACATTAACGAAAGAAACACCCTGGGCATAGAAAACGGCCCTATTAAAATACTGGTCCACCAGATTACCGGTTTTGTGGCCAGGCGCATCGTTTGCTATAACCAAAAGGGTGATTACTTACAGCAAGGGCAAATTTTCGGGCTGATTAAATTTGGTTCCTGCACGGAAATAGTTGTACCGGCCGACATCCAGATACTGGTGCAAAAAGGCCAGAAGGTACAGGCGGGAATAACCGTCATAGGAGTGTTAAAGAATGATTAA
- a CDS encoding AbrB/MazE/SpoVT family DNA-binding domain-containing protein: MQAELVKLTSKGQLTLPKEYRDKLRLEKGSHLSVSVKGDTLMLKKVYEVAPLSENDPIWDMVGIFEDRRRADAVAMEYDHRVADGELG; the protein is encoded by the coding sequence ATGCAAGCTGAATTAGTGAAGCTGACCAGCAAAGGACAGCTTACTTTGCCCAAGGAGTACCGGGATAAATTGCGGTTGGAAAAAGGATCCCACCTGTCCGTATCCGTCAAGGGTGATACACTGATGCTCAAAAAAGTTTACGAAGTGGCACCGCTTAGTGAAAACGATCCCATTTGGGATATGGTGGGCATATTTGAGGACCGCCGCCGTGCTGATGCTGTTGCTATGGAATATGACCACCGTGTGGCAGATGGGGAGTTGGGTTGA